The following proteins come from a genomic window of Sphaerisporangium rubeum:
- a CDS encoding RICIN domain-containing protein: MRVFKKVMAVGALVVAGLLAGTGGQAQAAAGSFTVRLLPSSNRFIFMDVQQGSTGDGAPIIVWPLSGDNQVWTFEPVGTNLYMIRNKHSNKCIQTSGVAGDQLVQWNCHNRPNQLWSTGLSPLPFVPSAIVNPATGLVMDVSGGGGQGSAVIGWPSNGGLNQSWFTAAA; this comes from the coding sequence ATGCGCGTGTTCAAGAAGGTCATGGCGGTCGGAGCGCTGGTGGTCGCGGGGCTGCTGGCCGGCACCGGTGGCCAGGCCCAGGCGGCGGCGGGATCGTTCACCGTCCGGCTCCTCCCGTCGTCCAACCGGTTCATCTTCATGGACGTCCAGCAGGGCTCCACGGGGGACGGCGCGCCGATCATCGTCTGGCCGTTGTCGGGGGACAACCAGGTCTGGACGTTCGAGCCGGTCGGCACGAACCTCTACATGATCAGGAACAAGCACAGCAACAAGTGCATCCAGACCAGCGGCGTGGCCGGCGACCAGCTCGTCCAGTGGAACTGCCACAACAGGCCCAACCAGCTCTGGAGCACGGGGCTGAGCCCGCTGCCGTTCGTTCCCTCCGCCATCGTGAACCCGGCGACCGGCCTGGTCATGGACGTCAGCGGTGGCGGCGGCCAGGGCTCGGCGGTCATCGGGTGGCCCTCGAACGGCGGACTCAACCAGTCGTGGTTCACCGCCGCCGCCTGA
- a CDS encoding helix-turn-helix transcriptional regulator, which yields MHATMVSPVFVGRQEELAALAEAVAEARTGTPRFALVGGEAGVGKTRLVEEAARAASRSGIRVLTGHCVELGPEGLPFAPVAEALRTLTRSASPEELDAWLGPARGPLSPLLPLERGRETDGVGAAQFPELVLGLIERLAADRPLMLVLEDLHWADRSTLGLVAYLVRAVRDVPVVLAGTYRSDEVHRTHPLRPLLSGWERMRQVRRLELGRFRREEVAVLVEAILGRPAETGVVDLVLDRSEGNAFLVEEMVGVVLDGGAMSPSLRDLLLVRVEARSPEARRLLRAVSVAGRQVRERLLAAVADLERPALFEALRELVDSHLLVVDAHGQGYEFRHALARDAVYHDMLPGERAAWHTAYARALSADPGLAADPSGVPAALAHHWFAALDLPAALPALLAAAEASAYAPAEQLTHLERALEVWPRVPDAAALTGTDLIEVLASAADAALRAGSMERSSCLLEQALTELGEHGSAPRRALLMERRSRALCELGRPEEGIALLRSALALLPPEPPGYAHAVLLTSLARAHLSEAESGHAAEFAERAVAVAAAVDAHVEHAESLITLGCAQAALGDTEPGMRTMDEGRRLAERIGAVEITMRAWNNHSDLLETLGLHEEAMDSAGAGLELARRTGHIRHVGMYLAGNLVEPMVRLGRWDEAAQTIAQALRCEPEGLFAATLLEQSAQLAVLSGRHEEATRIAGRALNLAIGSRDQQFLQPLAFTLAEARRLTGDLDGALATVMDALATGNALCLGRYSWPLAWLGTRVAADRALLARDRRSPEPTPADPLAAVTATLPIVTTPARGYALLTKAERTRLTATPAPGRRPAVTAWQAAATAWRGAGEPYLLAYCLFRLAETLCAAGDRRTAAEAAREASELATGLGAAPLAADIGALTRRARLSLTPDPPVAEPPPEDPLEPFALTDREREVIVLLADGRSNAQIATSLFISPKTVSVHVSNILAKLGVTGRVEAAAMLHRLSGHHL from the coding sequence ATGCACGCGACGATGGTCAGCCCCGTCTTCGTGGGGCGGCAAGAGGAGCTGGCTGCCCTGGCCGAGGCGGTCGCCGAAGCCCGTACCGGAACCCCGCGTTTCGCGCTCGTCGGCGGGGAGGCGGGGGTCGGCAAGACCCGCCTCGTCGAGGAGGCCGCACGGGCCGCTTCGCGGTCGGGGATACGCGTCCTCACCGGTCACTGCGTGGAACTCGGACCTGAGGGGTTGCCGTTCGCTCCGGTGGCGGAGGCCTTGCGGACGCTCACCCGGTCCGCCTCCCCCGAGGAACTCGACGCCTGGCTCGGCCCGGCCCGAGGGCCGCTGTCCCCGCTGCTGCCTCTGGAGCGCGGCCGTGAGACCGACGGCGTAGGCGCGGCGCAGTTCCCCGAGCTGGTGCTGGGCCTGATCGAGCGGCTCGCCGCGGACCGGCCGCTGATGCTGGTGCTGGAGGACCTGCACTGGGCCGACCGGTCCACCCTCGGCCTGGTCGCCTACCTGGTGCGGGCCGTACGGGACGTACCCGTCGTGCTGGCCGGCACGTACCGGTCCGACGAGGTCCACCGCACCCACCCGCTGCGGCCCCTGCTCAGCGGGTGGGAACGCATGCGGCAGGTGCGCCGCCTGGAACTCGGACGGTTCCGGCGCGAGGAGGTCGCGGTGCTGGTGGAGGCCATCCTCGGCCGGCCCGCCGAGACCGGCGTGGTGGACCTGGTACTGGACCGCTCCGAAGGCAACGCGTTCCTGGTGGAGGAGATGGTCGGCGTCGTCCTGGACGGCGGCGCGATGTCCCCTTCGCTGCGCGACCTGCTGCTGGTCCGCGTCGAGGCACGATCCCCGGAGGCACGGCGGCTGCTGCGCGCGGTGTCGGTGGCCGGACGGCAGGTGCGTGAACGGCTCCTCGCCGCGGTCGCGGACCTGGAGCGGCCCGCGTTGTTCGAGGCGCTGCGTGAACTGGTCGACAGCCACCTGCTGGTGGTCGACGCGCACGGCCAGGGGTACGAGTTCCGGCACGCGCTCGCCAGGGACGCCGTCTACCACGACATGCTCCCCGGTGAGCGCGCCGCGTGGCACACGGCGTACGCGCGTGCGCTGTCGGCCGATCCCGGGCTCGCCGCCGATCCGTCCGGAGTGCCGGCGGCGCTTGCGCACCACTGGTTCGCGGCCCTGGACCTGCCGGCGGCGCTTCCGGCGCTGCTCGCCGCCGCCGAGGCGTCGGCGTACGCGCCGGCCGAGCAGCTCACCCACCTGGAACGCGCGCTTGAGGTGTGGCCGCGTGTGCCGGACGCCGCCGCACTGACCGGCACCGACCTGATCGAGGTGCTGGCGTCCGCCGCCGACGCCGCATTGCGTGCCGGATCCATGGAACGGTCGAGCTGCCTGCTCGAACAGGCGCTCACCGAACTCGGGGAGCACGGCTCGGCACCTCGGCGCGCTCTGCTCATGGAACGCCGCTCCCGTGCTTTGTGCGAACTCGGACGGCCCGAAGAAGGCATCGCGCTGCTGCGGTCCGCTCTCGCGCTGCTCCCACCGGAACCTCCCGGGTACGCGCACGCGGTGCTGCTGACGTCCCTGGCCCGTGCGCACCTCAGCGAAGCGGAGTCCGGCCACGCCGCGGAATTCGCCGAACGGGCCGTGGCCGTCGCCGCCGCGGTGGACGCGCACGTCGAGCACGCCGAATCGCTCATCACGCTCGGCTGCGCGCAGGCGGCGCTCGGGGACACCGAACCCGGCATGCGGACCATGGACGAAGGACGGCGGCTGGCCGAGCGCATCGGCGCCGTGGAGATCACGATGCGCGCGTGGAACAACCACAGCGACCTGCTTGAGACACTGGGCCTGCACGAGGAGGCGATGGACAGCGCCGGCGCGGGCCTCGAACTGGCCCGGCGGACCGGTCACATCCGTCACGTCGGCATGTACCTCGCGGGGAACCTGGTGGAGCCGATGGTGCGCCTCGGACGCTGGGACGAGGCCGCGCAGACCATCGCGCAGGCGCTGCGGTGCGAACCCGAGGGCCTGTTCGCGGCGACCTTGCTTGAGCAGTCCGCGCAGCTCGCCGTCCTGTCAGGACGGCACGAGGAGGCCACCCGGATCGCCGGACGCGCGCTGAACCTCGCGATCGGCTCCCGCGACCAGCAGTTCCTGCAGCCGCTGGCGTTCACCCTCGCCGAGGCACGCCGCCTGACCGGCGACCTGGACGGCGCGCTCGCCACGGTCATGGACGCGCTCGCCACCGGCAACGCGTTGTGCCTCGGACGCTACTCCTGGCCGCTCGCCTGGCTCGGCACCCGCGTCGCCGCCGACCGCGCGCTCCTCGCACGGGACCGCCGCTCCCCCGAACCCACGCCGGCCGACCCCCTGGCCGCCGTCACCGCCACCCTCCCCATCGTCACCACCCCGGCACGCGGCTACGCCTTGCTCACCAAGGCCGAACGCACCCGTCTCACCGCCACCCCGGCCCCTGGACGGCGGCCCGCCGTCACCGCGTGGCAGGCCGCCGCCACCGCCTGGCGCGGCGCGGGTGAGCCGTACCTGCTCGCGTACTGCCTGTTCCGGCTCGCCGAGACCCTGTGCGCCGCCGGCGACCGGCGTACCGCCGCGGAAGCGGCCCGTGAGGCGTCAGAACTGGCCACCGGCCTCGGCGCCGCCCCTCTGGCGGCCGACATCGGCGCGTTGACCCGCCGTGCGCGCCTGAGCCTCACCCCGGACCCACCGGTCGCCGAACCGCCACCTGAGGACCCGCTGGAGCCGTTCGCGCTCACCGACCGGGAACGCGAGGTGATCGTGCTGCTCGCCGACGGACGCTCCAACGCGCAGATCGCCACGTCGCTGTTCATCAGCCCGAAGACCGTGAGCGTGCACGTCTCCAACATCCTCGCCAAGCTCGGCGTCACCGGCCGCGTCGAGGCGGCCGCCATGCTCCACCGCCTCTCGGGCCACCACTTGTGA
- a CDS encoding TIGR03086 family metal-binding protein, protein MIDLEPAAREIKGLLDGVGTTRMADGTPCPEYSVGALLDHLTSLALAFTWAARKTPPQERAGDVSPPGGATAEHLDPRWREVLPERLDALVEAWRDPEAWKGTTSIAGLTMPAEQVGVVVLDELVLHGWDLARATGQPYDCDPASAEVVLAFAGATAQPGQEAAREGLFGPVVAVPADAPVFERALGLAGRDPAWRP, encoded by the coding sequence ATGATCGACCTGGAGCCGGCGGCGCGGGAGATCAAAGGGCTGCTCGACGGTGTGGGTACGACGCGGATGGCGGACGGCACGCCGTGCCCGGAGTACTCGGTCGGTGCGTTGCTCGACCATCTGACGAGCCTGGCGCTGGCGTTCACCTGGGCCGCGCGCAAGACGCCGCCGCAGGAGCGTGCCGGGGACGTGTCGCCGCCGGGTGGCGCGACGGCCGAGCATCTCGACCCGCGCTGGCGGGAGGTGCTGCCGGAACGGCTGGACGCGCTGGTGGAGGCCTGGCGGGACCCGGAGGCGTGGAAGGGCACGACGTCGATCGCCGGGTTGACGATGCCGGCGGAGCAGGTCGGCGTGGTGGTGCTCGACGAGTTGGTGCTGCACGGCTGGGACCTGGCGCGGGCCACGGGGCAGCCGTACGACTGCGACCCGGCGAGCGCCGAGGTGGTGCTGGCCTTCGCGGGAGCCACCGCGCAGCCGGGACAGGAGGCGGCACGCGAAGGCCTCTTCGGGCCGGTGGTCGCGGTGCCGGCGGACGCGCCGGTCTTCGAGCGCGCACTCGGCCTCGCGGGCCGCGACCCCGCCTGGCGGCCCTGA
- a CDS encoding CBS domain-containing protein: protein MLINAILRHKGGTVVTVSPQATVTDLLALLSERNIGAVVVSDDGESIAGIVSERDVVRHLHQSGPSVLGDPVSAIMTDSVRTCGPDANVDDLRRTMTDHRIRHVPVVDEGRLAGIVSIGDVVKSAIAELEAERAHLVDYIHG from the coding sequence ATGCTCATCAACGCGATCCTGCGGCACAAAGGAGGCACGGTCGTGACCGTGTCCCCGCAGGCCACCGTGACAGATCTTCTCGCCTTGCTCTCCGAACGCAACATCGGCGCCGTGGTGGTCTCCGATGACGGCGAATCCATCGCCGGCATCGTGTCGGAACGCGACGTCGTCCGTCACCTGCACCAGAGCGGCCCGTCCGTCCTCGGTGATCCCGTTTCGGCGATCATGACCGATTCGGTCCGCACCTGCGGTCCCGACGCCAACGTCGACGACCTGCGCCGCACCATGACCGACCACCGCATCCGCCACGTCCCCGTCGTCGACGAAGGCCGCCTGGCCGGCATCGTCAGCATCGGCGACGTCGTCAAGAGCGCCATCGCCGAACTGGAGGCCGAACGGGCCCACCTGGTCGACTACATCCACGGCTGA
- a CDS encoding cation diffusion facilitator family transporter, translating into MTAKQGDEQEPNGSESLLTVVVAAGVNLAIAVAKVVAGLISGSAAMLSEAAHSFADTVTELLLVVAVRRGARPADESHPFGHGKSAFFWALMAAGATLVVGAGFSITHGVQTILYGEELGDLRVSYVVLAVAFVLEAVSFLRAVHQIRGEARRWRISPRDYVGFTADTAVKAVLFEDAAALAGILVAAGGLLGYQLTGSAVFDGAASVLIGLLLLGVALSLIRANASLLIGQAAPVMLRDAIGAELDARPEVVETVELLTMMLGPNDILVAAKVDFHHQYTGDRLEEAADRVERAITGKWPEVSHVFLDPTPGHAARRRIAEADGTS; encoded by the coding sequence ATGACTGCCAAGCAGGGGGACGAGCAGGAACCGAACGGCTCCGAGAGCCTGCTCACCGTGGTCGTCGCCGCCGGCGTCAACCTCGCGATCGCCGTGGCCAAGGTCGTCGCGGGCCTCATCAGCGGCTCGGCGGCGATGCTGTCCGAGGCCGCGCACTCCTTCGCCGACACCGTCACCGAACTGCTGCTCGTCGTCGCGGTACGGCGCGGCGCGCGTCCCGCCGACGAGTCCCACCCCTTCGGCCACGGCAAATCGGCGTTCTTCTGGGCCCTCATGGCCGCGGGGGCGACGCTGGTGGTCGGCGCCGGGTTCTCGATCACCCACGGGGTGCAGACCATCCTGTACGGCGAGGAGCTCGGCGACCTGCGCGTCTCCTACGTCGTGCTCGCCGTCGCGTTCGTCCTGGAGGCCGTGTCGTTCCTGCGTGCCGTCCACCAGATACGCGGCGAGGCACGCCGGTGGCGCATCAGCCCCCGCGACTACGTCGGCTTCACCGCCGACACCGCGGTCAAGGCCGTGCTGTTCGAGGACGCCGCCGCGCTCGCCGGCATCCTCGTCGCGGCCGGTGGACTGCTGGGGTACCAGCTCACCGGCTCCGCCGTCTTCGACGGCGCCGCGTCCGTGCTGATCGGCCTGCTCCTGCTCGGCGTCGCGCTGTCCCTCATCAGGGCCAACGCGTCCCTGCTCATCGGCCAGGCCGCGCCGGTGATGCTGCGTGACGCGATCGGCGCCGAACTGGACGCGCGGCCCGAGGTCGTCGAGACCGTGGAACTGCTCACCATGATGCTCGGCCCGAACGACATCCTGGTCGCGGCCAAGGTCGACTTCCACCACCAGTACACCGGGGACCGGCTGGAGGAGGCCGCCGACCGGGTGGAACGCGCGATCACCGGCAAGTGGCCCGAGGTGAGCCACGTGTTCCTCGACCCCACCCCCGGGCACGCGGCACGGCGGCGCATCGCCGAGGCGGACGGCACGTCCTGA
- a CDS encoding MarR family winged helix-turn-helix transcriptional regulator, protein MSTAEPDDHDPNWLTAGEQHAWRMHLAAHKLLEHRLDRDLQAFGLSLNDYEILVNLSESPLHRMRMSDLADATIQSRSRLSHQIARMEAASLVTRESCPDDRRGTFAVLTEHGWDTIQRVAPMHVANVRYHFIDRLTPELVKALDVAYTPVVAHLTRLRAEERA, encoded by the coding sequence ATGAGCACGGCGGAACCCGACGACCACGACCCCAACTGGCTGACCGCCGGGGAGCAGCACGCCTGGCGCATGCACCTCGCCGCGCACAAGCTTCTCGAACACCGGCTCGACCGTGATCTCCAAGCGTTCGGGTTGTCGCTGAACGACTACGAGATCCTCGTCAACCTCTCCGAGAGCCCGCTGCACCGCATGCGAATGAGCGACCTCGCCGACGCCACCATCCAGTCGCGCAGCAGGCTGTCGCACCAGATCGCACGCATGGAGGCCGCGTCGCTCGTCACCCGCGAGAGCTGTCCCGACGACCGGCGCGGCACCTTCGCGGTGCTGACCGAGCACGGCTGGGACACCATCCAGCGGGTGGCACCCATGCACGTCGCCAACGTCCGGTACCACTTCATCGACCGCCTCACCCCCGAGCTGGTCAAGGCGCTGGACGTCGCCTACACCCCGGTCGTCGCTCACCTGACGCGGCTCCGGGCCGAGGAACGCGCCTGA
- a CDS encoding DUF6157 family protein has product MNLNYYATLIAVADDCPVERAEVPAPRGGKPTVATVQYAMLTGGPGELTQEDVLFETWLRRQDPPADAADVPALRDAFFSRSQACLRASPLPKRHGFGLLFDDEGRVRLCPMESDEYRRIVSGDVPGVTVLKAMRTRRA; this is encoded by the coding sequence ATGAACCTGAACTACTACGCCACCCTCATCGCGGTGGCCGACGACTGCCCCGTCGAGCGCGCCGAGGTGCCGGCGCCGCGCGGCGGCAAGCCGACGGTCGCCACCGTGCAGTACGCGATGCTGACCGGCGGCCCCGGCGAGCTGACGCAGGAGGACGTGCTGTTCGAGACGTGGCTGCGACGGCAGGACCCCCCGGCTGACGCCGCCGACGTCCCCGCCCTGCGGGACGCGTTCTTCTCACGGTCGCAGGCGTGCCTGCGCGCCTCGCCGCTGCCGAAGCGTCACGGCTTCGGGCTGCTGTTCGACGACGAGGGCCGAGTACGGCTGTGCCCCATGGAGTCGGACGAGTACCGGCGGATCGTCTCCGGTGACGTCCCCGGCGTCACGGTCCTGAAGGCCATGCGCACCCGGCGCGCGTGA
- a CDS encoding LppX_LprAFG lipoprotein: MHTSLPGAPASVRPLRRLTVALGWLLATLMTVAACTSAAPERPAATPALPDGGDLLRTSAQAMAAVKSVGFTIETEGKPPVPVQHAEGSLTKEADAQGTIRMNVFGTLQEMEFVLIGDKVHFKGPTGGYQTMTREQLAALYDPSAILNPDKGVSHLLSTAGTPKTEAEEDVDGIPAYRVAAQLSQPVVAALIPGVDQAVNAKLWVDTATSRLLKASLPLGDGPTAGTVTVLFTDYDKPIKITAPAS, from the coding sequence GTGCACACGTCGCTCCCGGGGGCCCCTGCCTCCGTCCGTCCCCTCCGCCGCCTCACCGTGGCGCTCGGCTGGCTGCTCGCCACACTGATGACCGTCGCGGCCTGCACCTCGGCGGCACCCGAGCGGCCCGCCGCCACGCCGGCGCTCCCGGACGGCGGGGACCTGCTGCGCACGTCGGCGCAGGCGATGGCCGCGGTCAAGAGCGTCGGCTTCACCATCGAGACCGAAGGCAAACCGCCGGTGCCGGTGCAGCACGCCGAGGGTTCGCTGACCAAGGAGGCCGACGCTCAGGGCACCATCCGCATGAACGTCTTCGGCACCTTGCAGGAGATGGAGTTCGTGCTGATCGGCGACAAGGTGCACTTCAAGGGCCCCACCGGCGGCTACCAGACCATGACCCGCGAGCAGCTCGCCGCACTGTACGACCCGTCGGCGATCCTCAACCCCGACAAGGGTGTCTCCCACCTGCTGAGCACCGCCGGCACCCCGAAGACCGAAGCCGAGGAGGACGTCGACGGCATCCCCGCCTACCGCGTCGCGGCCCAGCTCTCCCAGCCCGTCGTGGCGGCCCTCATCCCCGGCGTGGACCAGGCCGTGAACGCGAAACTCTGGGTGGACACGGCCACATCCCGCCTGCTGAAAGCGAGCCTCCCCCTCGGCGACGGCCCCACCGCGGGCACCGTGACCGTCCTGTTCACCGACTACGACAAGCCCATCAAGATCACCGCCCCGGCGTCCTGA